The Micromonospora sp. Llam0 genome includes a window with the following:
- a CDS encoding non-ribosomal peptide synthetase, whose product MSTSNIEDILPLAPLQAGMMYHSWNQTTGPEVQTAQLILDLYGPLDVGAMRAAAADLLRRYPNLRASFRERRSGAPVQVIVSRPELPWTEVAVAPGDDPAEALARHTETDQGRRFDLRTAPLIAFRLIRVDDERHRLVVTYHHILLDGWSTALLVRQLCESYERHEHGAGGSAAPPPAAYRDFLAWLAAQDRPGAEQAWRAALADLDGPTRVAAPDPTRTPVWPASLPAELSREATAELVGFARRNGLTVNTIVQGAWALLVGQLTGRSDVVFGAAVSGRPVDLAGAETMIGLLMNVVAVRVRLRRDEPLSALLARIQHEQAQLFEHHHLGLAEIQKVAGTGELFDTCVAFENFPETGDLRCGQVRVKVGADDAAHYPLSLNAAGGPQLRLRLSYRPDLFPAGFVRGLLRRFVRLLTELHATARERTGRLDLLSSDERHRLSTQGRNPAPVPVATLPELVEARAAETPEAVAVRCGARKLTYRELNADANRLARVFVDRGIGPEQFVALAMPRGVELVTAILAVTKAGAGYLPVDPEYPRPRVEQMLADAAPACVVFADGVAAPVARAAADAAGLSCLDLDDPALLRVLPGQPTHDLTDRERRTVLRPTHPAYVIFTSGSTGRPKGVVVTHQGVSSLAATQADQLGVDGRARVLQFASPSFDASFWELCMALTSGAALVVPTERLLVGEPLAALVRAHGVTHATLPPAVLSQLPVQPLPTLRSLVLAGEACPAELVTRWAPGRRMVNAYGPTETTVCATMSAGLPADGLAAGVPVPIGRPVRNCRVYVLDDSLRMVPAGVAGELYVSGRALARGYLRRPGLTATRFVADPLAGAGERMYRTGDLVRWRPDGDLEFVGRVDEQVKVRGHRIEPGEVEAVLTRHDAVGQAAVVVREVGSGGRQLVAYLVGAAPTGRIDPAAVRTFLAANLPEFMVPNVFVPLAALPLTPSGKVDRQALPAPDAAPAAVDENPDSAVEKLLGDLFAEVLGLDRVGVRDSFFSLGGDSISSIQLVSRAQSEGLAIRPRDVVAHPTVAELAAVAERAAGEARDAAVRQADDGLGELDPTPIMEWLRTAGGPVDGYYQSMLVHTPADLTEPGLGAALQALLDRHDTLRMRLVRSSDVDAPWRFDVAEPDSVPATSVLTRVAVDPNASEPVRQETVAAQAAAAQARLAPEKRVMLQAVWFDSGPGHQGRLLLAAHHLAVDATSWRILLPDLAAAWAAVSAGERPQLAPVATSFRRWSALLRQEATRPVRMAELDRWHRTLADPPPPLGDRPLDPARDTARTVRSLIQRVPAELSADLLGRVADVLHAGVDEVLLAALTIAVAADRPGGLLLDVESHGRAELAADVDLSRTVGWFTSLYPVRLDPPQVDWPDVWAGGPAVGRLVTWVKEQVRSVPDNGIGYGLLRYLNQDTAPRLARLDRPQIGFNYLGRLAGHQDGPHGDWTPVPQGAFGGDVDADMPLPHAVSLNAMTVDHADGQQLQASWTWAGEAVPDARVRDLADNWLRALRVLARSTRTPADRGRSPSASLIPSDFPLVRVGQDELDAIGAEYADLADLLPLAPLQEGILYHATYAGAGADLYTAQLTMELTGPVDAAALRRAARDLLRRHPNLSAGFRQRITGAPVQVIGTGVQVPWQEVDLSSLTDEQADAEVARIADAERRRRFDMSRPPLLRFSLIRRGADRHVLGLTHHHILLDGWSLSLVVRDLIALYEHHLGAGAPAPAEPFRTYLSWLTRRDRPAAEAAWRRALAGLSEPTLLAGPGAAHPTSFPRDLTVELDDELTAALTALARERGVTVNTVLQAAWGVLLCYLTGRDDVVFGTPVSGRPPDIPGVAEMVGLFLNTLPVRVRTDPRERFTDLLARLHGEQAALEPYHFLGLGTVQKLADTPGALFDTLYVFENYPVALDGAPTIGEATVTGVDGRDATHYPLALVVLPGTRMQVRLSHQAELVDPATAEAVLTRLHAVLRAVVAEPAITVVGLSLLTGAESGLIAEANDTDAAPAVRAADAGTAAAEVSLSGLFEAQVARTPDAIAVRDGADELSYAELNARANQLAHLLIGRGAGPERVVAVELPRSVPSLVAIIATVKTGAAYLPVDPDLPAARRALMIGDSRAVCVVGTREGLDQLVEAGGPPAHGLAVDDPVTTDQLGRQPTTDPGDRQRHDPLLAGHQAYVIYTSGSTGRPKGVAVPHSGIANRLVWMQERFRLTPEDRVLHKTSLSFDVSVWEMFWPLATGASVVVASGRDQREPARLARLIARHQVTTIHFVPSVLAAFLTEPVAAHCASLRRVICSGETLDPELADRVHATLRTELHNLYGPTEASVDVTHWPVPTGGRLARVPIGRPIRNTQVYILDGYLRPVPPGVIGDLYLAGAGLARGYLRRPVLTAERFLADPFGSAGDRMYRTGDRAAWNRDGQVEFHGRDDHQVKIRGFRVELGEIDAALGRCTDVAAAATVVRDDAPGGRRLVGYVVPVPGGSFDPDRLRAELSATLPTYLVPTVLVELAAMPLGSSGKLDRAALPAPRPSTISQAEPGPVSALAARLCELFGEVLGVAVGADDDFFDLGGDSLTAMQLVFGVESALGVELEILELMRHSTPARLAEHLPDPASAPAPTTG is encoded by the coding sequence CCGACCCGACCCGTACCCCGGTCTGGCCGGCCAGCCTGCCGGCCGAGCTCAGCCGGGAAGCCACCGCGGAGCTGGTCGGGTTCGCCCGCCGTAACGGACTTACCGTCAACACCATCGTGCAGGGCGCCTGGGCGCTGCTCGTCGGGCAGCTGACCGGGCGCAGCGACGTCGTGTTCGGCGCGGCGGTGTCCGGCCGGCCGGTCGACCTGGCCGGCGCCGAAACCATGATCGGCCTGCTGATGAACGTCGTCGCGGTGCGGGTACGGCTGCGCCGCGACGAACCGCTGTCGGCGCTGCTGGCCCGGATTCAACACGAGCAGGCGCAGCTGTTCGAACACCACCATCTGGGCCTGGCCGAGATTCAGAAGGTGGCCGGCACCGGCGAGCTGTTCGACACCTGCGTCGCGTTCGAGAACTTCCCGGAGACCGGCGACCTGCGCTGCGGGCAGGTGCGGGTGAAGGTGGGCGCGGACGACGCCGCGCACTATCCACTGAGCCTGAACGCGGCCGGCGGGCCACAGCTGCGACTGCGCTTGTCGTACCGCCCCGACCTGTTCCCGGCCGGCTTCGTCCGTGGCCTGCTGCGGCGGTTCGTCCGGCTGCTCACCGAGCTGCACGCCACCGCGCGGGAGCGCACCGGGCGGCTCGATCTGCTCAGCTCCGACGAACGCCACCGGCTGTCCACCCAGGGCCGTAACCCCGCGCCGGTGCCGGTGGCGACCCTGCCGGAGCTGGTCGAGGCGCGGGCGGCCGAGACACCCGAGGCGGTAGCGGTGCGCTGCGGCGCGCGCAAGCTGACCTACCGGGAGCTGAACGCGGACGCGAACCGCCTCGCCCGGGTGTTCGTCGACCGGGGGATCGGCCCGGAGCAGTTCGTCGCCCTCGCCATGCCCCGCGGCGTCGAGCTGGTGACCGCGATCCTGGCCGTGACCAAGGCCGGTGCCGGCTACCTGCCGGTCGACCCGGAGTATCCCCGCCCGCGCGTCGAACAGATGCTCGCCGACGCGGCGCCGGCCTGCGTGGTGTTCGCCGACGGGGTCGCCGCGCCGGTGGCCCGGGCCGCCGCCGACGCCGCCGGACTGTCCTGTCTCGACCTGGACGATCCGGCCCTGCTGCGGGTGCTGCCGGGGCAGCCGACCCATGACCTCACCGACCGGGAACGCCGCACCGTGCTGCGGCCGACCCATCCCGCGTACGTGATCTTCACTTCCGGCTCGACCGGTCGTCCGAAGGGCGTCGTCGTCACCCACCAGGGCGTCAGCAGTCTCGCCGCCACCCAGGCCGACCAGCTCGGCGTGGACGGCCGGGCCCGGGTCCTGCAGTTCGCCTCGCCCAGCTTCGACGCCTCGTTCTGGGAGCTGTGCATGGCGCTGACCTCGGGCGCCGCCCTGGTGGTGCCGACCGAACGGCTGCTGGTCGGGGAGCCGCTCGCCGCGCTCGTGCGGGCCCACGGGGTCACCCACGCGACGCTGCCCCCGGCGGTGTTGTCCCAACTGCCCGTACAGCCGTTGCCGACCCTGCGGTCCCTGGTGCTGGCGGGTGAGGCGTGCCCCGCCGAGCTGGTGACCCGGTGGGCGCCGGGACGTCGGATGGTCAACGCGTACGGCCCGACCGAGACGACGGTCTGCGCCACCATGAGCGCCGGACTGCCGGCCGATGGCCTGGCCGCCGGCGTTCCCGTACCCATCGGTCGCCCGGTGCGCAACTGCCGGGTGTACGTGTTGGACGACAGCCTGCGGATGGTGCCCGCCGGGGTGGCCGGTGAGCTGTACGTCTCCGGTCGCGCGTTGGCCCGCGGCTATCTGCGACGGCCGGGGCTGACCGCGACCCGGTTCGTGGCCGACCCGCTCGCCGGAGCCGGCGAGCGGATGTACCGCACCGGTGACCTGGTGCGCTGGCGCCCCGACGGTGACCTGGAGTTCGTCGGCCGGGTCGACGAGCAGGTGAAGGTGCGCGGCCACCGGATCGAACCCGGCGAGGTGGAAGCCGTGCTGACCCGCCACGACGCGGTCGGCCAGGCGGCGGTCGTCGTCCGGGAGGTCGGTTCGGGGGGCCGGCAGCTGGTCGCGTACCTGGTCGGTGCGGCGCCGACCGGCAGGATCGACCCGGCTGCCGTGCGTACCTTCCTCGCGGCCAACCTGCCCGAGTTCATGGTGCCGAACGTCTTCGTCCCGCTGGCCGCCCTGCCGTTGACCCCGAGCGGCAAGGTAGACCGGCAGGCCCTGCCCGCGCCCGACGCGGCACCGGCGGCCGTCGACGAGAATCCGGACAGCGCCGTCGAGAAGCTGCTGGGCGACCTGTTCGCCGAGGTGCTCGGGCTGGACCGGGTCGGGGTGCGGGACAGCTTCTTCAGCCTCGGCGGGGACAGCATCTCCTCGATCCAACTGGTGAGCCGGGCGCAGAGCGAAGGGCTGGCCATCCGGCCCCGCGACGTCGTCGCGCACCCGACCGTCGCCGAGTTGGCCGCCGTCGCCGAACGTGCCGCCGGCGAGGCGCGCGACGCCGCCGTCAGACAGGCCGACGACGGGCTGGGCGAGCTGGACCCCACCCCGATCATGGAGTGGCTGCGGACCGCCGGTGGGCCGGTGGACGGCTACTACCAGTCGATGCTCGTGCACACGCCGGCGGACCTCACCGAGCCGGGTCTCGGCGCCGCGCTGCAGGCCCTGCTGGACCGGCACGACACCCTCCGGATGCGACTCGTCCGGTCGTCCGACGTCGACGCACCGTGGCGCTTCGACGTGGCGGAGCCGGACAGCGTGCCGGCCACCTCGGTGCTGACCCGGGTGGCCGTCGACCCGAACGCGTCGGAGCCGGTCCGGCAGGAGACCGTTGCGGCGCAGGCGGCCGCGGCGCAGGCCCGGCTCGCGCCGGAGAAGCGGGTGATGCTGCAGGCGGTCTGGTTCGACTCCGGCCCGGGGCATCAGGGCCGGCTGCTGCTGGCCGCCCACCATCTGGCCGTCGACGCGACGTCCTGGCGGATCCTGCTGCCGGACCTCGCCGCCGCGTGGGCGGCCGTGTCGGCCGGCGAACGACCCCAGCTCGCACCGGTCGCCACGTCGTTCCGACGCTGGTCGGCACTGCTGCGGCAGGAGGCGACCCGGCCGGTCCGCATGGCCGAGCTGGACCGGTGGCACCGCACGCTCGCCGATCCGCCGCCGCCGCTCGGCGACCGACCCCTCGACCCGGCCCGCGACACCGCCCGTACCGTGCGGTCGCTGATCCAGCGCGTCCCGGCCGAGCTGTCGGCGGACCTGCTGGGCCGGGTGGCCGACGTGCTGCACGCCGGCGTCGACGAGGTGCTGTTGGCCGCGTTGACCATCGCGGTCGCCGCCGACCGACCCGGTGGGCTGCTGCTCGATGTGGAGAGCCACGGCCGGGCCGAGCTGGCCGCCGACGTCGACCTGTCCCGCACCGTCGGCTGGTTCACCAGCCTCTACCCGGTACGGCTGGATCCACCACAGGTCGACTGGCCGGACGTGTGGGCCGGCGGACCCGCCGTCGGCCGGCTCGTCACCTGGGTCAAGGAGCAGGTCAGATCGGTGCCGGACAACGGAATCGGGTACGGACTGCTGCGGTATCTGAACCAGGACACCGCACCCCGGCTGGCCCGGCTGGACCGCCCGCAGATCGGCTTCAACTACCTCGGTCGACTGGCCGGCCACCAGGACGGGCCGCACGGCGACTGGACCCCCGTACCGCAGGGCGCGTTCGGCGGTGACGTCGACGCGGACATGCCGCTGCCCCACGCGGTGTCGCTGAACGCGATGACGGTCGACCACGCCGACGGACAACAGCTGCAGGCCAGCTGGACCTGGGCCGGCGAGGCGGTACCCGACGCCCGGGTCCGCGACCTCGCGGACAACTGGCTGCGCGCGCTGCGGGTCCTGGCGCGCAGCACCAGGACACCGGCGGACCGTGGCCGTTCACCGTCCGCCAGCCTGATCCCGTCGGACTTCCCGCTGGTCCGGGTCGGCCAGGACGAGCTCGACGCGATCGGCGCCGAGTACGCCGACCTGGCGGACCTGCTGCCGCTGGCGCCGCTGCAGGAAGGCATCCTCTACCACGCGACGTACGCCGGTGCCGGTGCCGACCTCTACACCGCCCAGTTGACGATGGAACTGACCGGCCCGGTGGACGCCGCCGCACTGCGCCGGGCGGCACGGGACCTGCTCCGGCGTCACCCCAACCTGAGCGCGGGTTTCCGGCAGCGGATCACCGGGGCGCCGGTCCAGGTGATCGGCACCGGGGTGCAGGTGCCATGGCAGGAGGTCGACCTGTCGTCGCTGACCGACGAGCAGGCCGACGCCGAGGTCGCCCGGATCGCCGACGCCGAACGTCGCCGCCGCTTCGACATGAGCCGACCTCCGCTGCTGCGGTTCAGCCTGATCCGCCGGGGCGCCGACCGGCACGTGCTCGGCCTGACCCATCACCACATCCTGCTCGACGGCTGGTCACTGTCCCTGGTGGTACGCGACCTCATCGCGCTGTACGAACACCACCTGGGTGCCGGGGCCCCGGCACCGGCCGAACCGTTCCGTACCTACCTGTCCTGGCTGACCCGCCGGGACCGGCCGGCCGCCGAGGCGGCGTGGCGCCGGGCGCTGGCCGGCCTGTCCGAACCGACGCTGCTGGCCGGCCCGGGTGCCGCACACCCGACGTCGTTCCCCCGCGATCTCACCGTCGAGCTGGACGATGAGCTGACCGCCGCGCTGACCGCCCTGGCCCGCGAGCGGGGAGTGACCGTCAACACCGTGCTGCAGGCCGCCTGGGGGGTCCTGCTCTGCTATCTCACCGGGCGCGACGACGTCGTGTTCGGCACCCCGGTGTCGGGTCGCCCGCCGGACATCCCCGGTGTGGCGGAGATGGTGGGCCTGTTCCTCAACACGCTGCCGGTGCGGGTACGCACCGATCCACGGGAACGGTTCACCGACCTGTTGGCCCGGCTGCACGGGGAGCAGGCGGCGCTGGAGCCGTACCACTTTCTCGGGCTGGGCACGGTACAGAAGCTCGCCGACACCCCGGGCGCCCTGTTCGACACGCTGTACGTGTTCGAGAACTACCCGGTCGCGCTCGACGGTGCCCCGACCATCGGCGAGGCCACGGTGACCGGCGTCGACGGCCGGGACGCCACGCACTACCCGTTGGCCCTCGTCGTGCTGCCGGGGACCAGGATGCAGGTGCGGCTCAGTCACCAGGCGGAGCTGGTCGATCCGGCAACCGCCGAGGCGGTGCTGACCCGGTTGCACGCCGTACTGCGCGCGGTGGTCGCCGAACCGGCGATCACGGTGGTCGGGTTGTCCCTGCTCACCGGGGCGGAGTCGGGCCTGATCGCCGAGGCCAACGACACCGATGCCGCCCCTGCTGTCCGCGCGGCCGACGCCGGCACCGCCGCTGCCGAGGTGAGTCTGTCCGGACTGTTCGAGGCCCAGGTGGCCAGGACACCGGACGCGATCGCCGTACGCGACGGCGCCGACGAGCTGAGCTACGCCGAACTCAACGCCCGGGCCAACCAGCTGGCCCACCTGCTGATCGGTCGTGGGGCAGGACCGGAGCGGGTGGTGGCCGTCGAGCTGCCCCGCTCCGTGCCGAGCCTGGTCGCGATCATCGCCACGGTCAAGACCGGTGCCGCGTACCTACCGGTCGATCCGGACCTTCCCGCCGCCCGCCGGGCGCTGATGATCGGTGACAGCCGCGCCGTCTGCGTCGTCGGGACCCGGGAGGGCCTCGACCAGTTGGTCGAGGCCGGCGGCCCGCCCGCCCACGGCCTGGCGGTCGACGACCCGGTGACGACCGACCAGCTCGGGCGGCAGCCGACGACCGACCCCGGCGACCGGCAGCGGCACGACCCGTTGCTGGCCGGACATCAGGCGTACGTCATCTACACCTCCGGCTCGACCGGTCGTCCGAAGGGCGTCGCGGTGCCGCACTCCGGCATCGCCAACCGACTGGTGTGGATGCAGGAGCGGTTCCGGCTCACCCCCGAGGACCGGGTACTGCACAAGACGAGCCTCAGCTTCGACGTCTCCGTCTGGGAGATGTTCTGGCCGCTGGCGACCGGTGCCAGCGTCGTCGTCGCCAGCGGCCGGGACCAGCGGGAGCCGGCGCGGCTGGCCCGACTGATCGCCCGGCACCAGGTCACCACGATCCACTTCGTACCATCGGTGCTGGCCGCCTTCCTGACCGAACCGGTCGCCGCCCACTGCGCCAGCCTGCGCCGGGTGATCTGCAGCGGCGAGACACTGGACCCGGAACTGGCCGACCGCGTCCACGCCACGCTGCGCACGGAGCTGCACAACCTCTACGGGCCGACCGAGGCGTCGGTGGACGTCACCCACTGGCCCGTCCCGACCGGCGGGCGGCTGGCCCGGGTGCCGATCGGTCGTCCCATCCGCAACACCCAGGTGTACATCCTGGATGGATACCTGCGACCGGTCCCACCGGGCGTGATCGGCGATCTCTACCTGGCCGGAGCCGGCCTGGCCCGAGGCTACCTGCGTCGACCGGTGCTGACGGCCGAACGGTTCCTGGCGGACCCGTTCGGATCGGCCGGTGACCGGATGTACCGCACCGGCGACCGGGCGGCCTGGAACCGCGACGGTCAGGTGGAGTTCCACGGGCGTGACGACCACCAGGTGAAGATCCGGGGCTTCCGGGTCGAGCTCGGCGAAATCGACGCGGCGCTGGGCCGCTGCACCGACGTGGCCGCCGCGGCGACCGTGGTCCGCGACGATGCGCCGGGCGGTCGGCGCCTCGTCGGGTACGTGGTGCCGGTGCCGGGCGGGTCGTTCGACCCGGACCGGTTGCGCGCGGAGCTGTCCGCGACATTGCCCACGTACCTGGTGCCGACGGTCTTGGTCGAACTCGCCGCGATGCCGCTCGGGTCGAGCGGCAAGCTCGACCGCGCCGCCCTGCCGGCACCCCGCCCGTCGACCATCAGCCAGGCCGAACCGGGGCCGGTCAGCGCCCTGGCGGCGCGGTTGTGCGAGCTGTTCGGTGAGGTCCTCGGGGTCGCCGTCGGCGCCGACGACGACTTCTTCGACCTCGGCGGGGACTCGCTGACCGCGATGCAACTGGTGTTCGGCGTCGAGTCCGCGCTCGGCGTCGAGCTGGAGATTCTCGAGCTGATGCGCCACTCCACCCCGGCACGGCTGGCGGAGCACCTGCCCGATCCGGCATCGGCACCCGCACCGACCACCGGCTGA
- a CDS encoding IS1380 family transposase, which yields MRIRQDAPVVRATFDDPNLVSCAGLVPVMRLAEQAGLHDAVADRVRLPTDKGANPAGKVATIVAGMLAGADSIDDLDIARHGGMRSLFGGVYAPSTLGSFLRTFTHGHVRQLQAAARDTLIGLTGRAPILTGADTLCFVDIDSMLRRVYGKQKQGIGFGHAKVGGYNVYLRGYNPLVATLSTPLSAPVIAATRLRSGNAGSARGAATMIAEAITTARACGASGEIMVRADSAFYAKTVISGCRRRGVRFSVTCRIDPKIRAACDGIAADQWVDITYPQAVWDEDAGRWISDAQIAETTYTAFAGTRHEATARLIVRRVRRDDPQQIPGQDELLPTYRYHAVFTDSPYTLVQAEAQHRQHAIIEQVNADLIAGPLAHLPSGHFSANDAWLTCAAITHNLTRAAGHLAAGTWSTARPATIRTRIITVAARLAHRARTIHLHLPEYWPWQAAFDNLFTAVQPAPG from the coding sequence GTGAGAATACGCCAGGACGCGCCGGTGGTGCGCGCGACGTTCGACGATCCGAATCTGGTGTCGTGTGCCGGTCTCGTTCCGGTGATGCGCCTTGCCGAGCAGGCCGGTCTGCACGACGCGGTCGCAGACCGGGTCAGGCTACCGACGGACAAGGGCGCGAACCCGGCCGGCAAGGTCGCCACGATCGTGGCCGGGATGCTCGCGGGCGCGGACAGCATCGACGACCTCGACATCGCCCGGCACGGCGGCATGCGGTCGCTGTTCGGCGGCGTGTACGCGCCGTCGACACTCGGGTCGTTCCTGCGTACGTTCACCCACGGGCACGTACGGCAGTTACAGGCCGCCGCCCGCGACACCCTGATCGGTCTGACCGGCCGGGCACCGATCCTGACCGGCGCCGACACCCTGTGCTTCGTGGACATCGACTCCATGCTGCGGCGGGTGTACGGCAAGCAGAAGCAGGGCATCGGGTTCGGCCACGCCAAGGTCGGCGGCTACAACGTCTACCTGCGCGGCTACAACCCCCTGGTCGCGACGCTGTCCACCCCGCTGTCCGCGCCGGTGATCGCCGCCACGAGGCTGCGGTCGGGTAACGCCGGCTCGGCCCGGGGCGCCGCCACCATGATCGCCGAGGCCATCACGACCGCCCGGGCATGCGGCGCTTCGGGGGAGATCATGGTGCGAGCGGACTCGGCGTTCTACGCCAAGACGGTGATCAGCGGCTGCCGGCGTCGTGGCGTGCGGTTCTCGGTCACCTGCCGCATCGACCCGAAGATCCGCGCCGCGTGCGACGGCATCGCCGCCGACCAGTGGGTCGACATCACCTATCCGCAGGCCGTCTGGGACGAAGACGCCGGCCGGTGGATCTCCGACGCGCAGATCGCCGAAACCACGTACACCGCGTTCGCCGGCACCCGACACGAGGCGACCGCCCGGCTGATCGTGCGCCGCGTCCGCCGCGACGACCCGCAACAGATCCCCGGCCAGGACGAACTCCTGCCGACCTACCGGTACCACGCCGTGTTCACCGACAGCCCGTACACCCTCGTCCAGGCCGAAGCCCAGCACCGGCAACACGCGATCATCGAGCAGGTCAACGCCGACCTGATCGCCGGGCCCCTCGCCCACCTGCCCTCCGGACACTTCAGCGCCAACGACGCCTGGCTGACCTGCGCCGCGATCACGCACAACCTCACCCGCGCCGCCGGACACCTCGCCGCGGGCACCTGGTCGACCGCCAGACCCGCCACCATCCGGACCCGGATCATCACCGTCGCGGCCCGCCTCGCCCACCGGGCCCGCACCATCCACCTACACCTGCCCGAGTACTGGCCCTGGCAGGCGGCGTTCGACAACCTGTTCACCGCCGTCCAGCCGGCACCCGGCTGA
- a CDS encoding carbamoyltransferase C-terminal domain-containing protein: MIGDSLTPAPPPQYRNVQPTFSGNRVGGSRLSGFDEALVVVADGMGEQESLSVFEGRGAALRRCATFPIMSSLGILYSVFTHYLGFQAGMDEYKVMGLAPYGDRDRHRAVLDEFVQLKPDGDFAIPLLSANKSPLERETHQGVLRLLEERLGPARSPDSDLTSHHMDVAAALQATLERTLLHVLGEHRRRTGLRRLCMAGGVALNCTANGVVLRSGLFDEVFIQPAAGDDGSALGAALYALRQERPAPPTGMRMPYWGDGPTAAEVDAALRDLGPGFESSRYAGEQLIPEVIGLVERGATVALCQGRMEFGPRALGNRSILADPRSPTMRAHLNTVVKQREEFRPFAPAVSVEDAATYFDIAPGTESAYRHMLTVTGVRPPFQDRLPAVTHVDGSARVQVVERDSAPLFWGLLREMGRRTGLPVLVNTSFNLRGQPIVRTAVDAVATFARSTLDALVIGDVLVRRVDVGPAGTGRAEPDGACGVDAGAGSGRTA, translated from the coding sequence GTGATCGGCGACTCCCTCACGCCCGCCCCACCACCCCAATACAGAAATGTTCAACCAACATTTAGCGGCAACCGCGTCGGTGGATCGAGGCTCAGCGGCTTCGATGAGGCGCTGGTCGTGGTGGCCGACGGCATGGGCGAGCAGGAGTCGTTGTCGGTGTTCGAGGGCCGCGGCGCCGCGCTGCGCCGGTGCGCCACCTTCCCGATCATGAGCTCGTTGGGGATCCTCTACAGCGTCTTCACCCACTACCTGGGCTTCCAGGCCGGCATGGACGAGTACAAGGTGATGGGTCTGGCACCGTACGGCGACCGGGACCGGCACCGGGCCGTGCTCGACGAGTTCGTCCAGCTCAAGCCCGACGGGGACTTCGCCATCCCGTTGCTGTCGGCCAACAAGTCCCCGCTGGAGCGCGAGACGCACCAGGGGGTGCTGCGTCTGCTGGAGGAGCGGCTGGGACCGGCGCGTTCACCCGACTCCGACCTGACGTCGCACCACATGGACGTGGCCGCCGCCCTGCAGGCGACGCTGGAGCGGACGCTGCTGCACGTGTTGGGCGAACACCGGCGCCGGACCGGCCTGCGGCGGCTCTGCATGGCCGGCGGCGTGGCGCTCAACTGCACCGCCAACGGCGTGGTGCTGCGCAGCGGGCTGTTCGACGAGGTGTTCATCCAGCCCGCCGCCGGCGACGACGGCAGTGCGCTCGGGGCGGCGCTGTACGCGCTGCGCCAGGAACGCCCGGCACCGCCGACCGGCATGCGGATGCCGTACTGGGGCGACGGCCCGACCGCCGCCGAGGTGGACGCGGCACTGCGCGACCTCGGCCCGGGCTTCGAATCCAGCCGGTACGCCGGCGAACAGCTGATCCCGGAGGTGATCGGACTCGTCGAGCGGGGCGCCACCGTCGCACTGTGCCAGGGGCGGATGGAGTTCGGCCCCCGTGCCCTCGGCAACCGCAGCATCCTCGCCGACCCACGCTCGCCCACCATGCGCGCCCATCTCAACACCGTGGTCAAGCAGCGGGAGGAGTTCCGCCCCTTCGCCCCGGCGGTGTCCGTCGAGGACGCCGCGACGTACTTCGACATCGCACCGGGCACCGAGTCGGCGTACCGCCACATGCTGACGGTCACCGGTGTCCGACCACCGTTCCAGGACCGGTTGCCCGCCGTGACGCACGTCGACGGGTCGGCCCGGGTGCAGGTGGTGGAGCGTGACTCCGCGCCGCTGTTCTGGGGACTGCTCCGCGAGATGGGCCGCCGCACCGGACTGCCGGTGCTGGTCAACACGTCGTTCAACCTGCGCGGGCAGCCGATCGTGCGGACCGCCGTCGACGCGGTCGCCACCTTCGCGCGATCGACCCTTGACGCCCTCGTCATCGGCGATGTGCTGGTCCGGCGGGTCGACGTAGGACCTGCCGGGACAGGGCGCGCCGAGCCCGACGGTGCTTGCGGGGTCGATGCGGGTGCCGGATCGGGGAGGACGGCATGA